From Pseudocalidococcus azoricus BACA0444, the proteins below share one genomic window:
- a CDS encoding GNAT family N-acetyltransferase produces MGFVVRQMQPEEIQLAVRWAAVEGWNPGQFDATTFYNTDPTGFFIGELDGEPIACISGVAYGDHYGFVGFYIVKPEFRGQGYGLQTWNGAITYLRSQSGRILGLDGVVEQQHNYERSGFRLAHRNSRFQGQFFENFAIDPHLVPIQEVAWAELLGFDRQFFPGAREKFLQAWFQQPHTLSYAYVDSVLKGYGAIRPAETGWRIGPLFAVNYSVAETIFRGLVAHAQGAACFLDIPLVNPDAVKLVEAYQMTPMFETGRMYLPQAPEINLNGLYGITSLELG; encoded by the coding sequence ATGGGATTTGTGGTTCGGCAAATGCAGCCAGAAGAAATTCAGCTTGCGGTGCGTTGGGCGGCGGTGGAAGGTTGGAACCCCGGCCAGTTTGATGCCACCACGTTTTACAATACCGACCCCACTGGCTTTTTTATAGGCGAGTTAGACGGTGAACCGATTGCCTGTATTTCCGGGGTTGCCTATGGCGATCACTATGGCTTTGTTGGGTTCTATATCGTCAAACCGGAATTTCGCGGACAGGGCTATGGCCTGCAAACCTGGAATGGAGCGATTACCTACTTAAGGTCACAATCGGGGCGGATCCTTGGCCTGGATGGGGTGGTCGAGCAGCAACATAACTATGAACGTTCCGGGTTTCGGCTGGCCCATCGCAATAGTCGATTTCAGGGGCAGTTTTTCGAGAATTTTGCGATTGATCCACATTTAGTACCGATTCAAGAGGTGGCCTGGGCGGAGTTATTAGGGTTTGACCGGCAATTTTTTCCAGGAGCGCGCGAGAAGTTTCTCCAGGCCTGGTTCCAGCAACCCCACACCCTCAGTTATGCCTATGTTGATTCTGTACTCAAAGGCTATGGCGCAATTCGACCGGCTGAGACGGGTTGGCGGATTGGGCCGTTGTTTGCCGTGAATTATTCAGTCGCAGAAACAATTTTTCGGGGCCTGGTTGCCCACGCGCAAGGGGCAGCTTGTTTTCTCGATATCCCCCTGGTTAATCCTGATGCCGTGAAATTAGTCGAGGCTTACCAAATGACCCCAATGTTTGAAACTGGGCGGATGTACCTGCCCCAGGCCCCCGAAATCAATCTCAATGGTCTTTACGGGATTACCAGCCTAGAGTTGGGTTAG
- a CDS encoding DUF1350 family protein, producing MEWQEHKGAWILTPSRALGVIHFVGGAFVAAAPQVTYRRLLEFLAKHNYVVIATPFLSTLDHTTLAAQALRQFNTGLNYLEQRHRLKRFLPIYGLGHSMGCKLHLLITSLYGAERAGNIFLAFNNYSASQSIPFMESVLKSENLRGLRESFSTTEFSPSPRETERMIHEGYRIRRNLLIRFQNDDIDQTPRLIHILEQRPDFLITSKRLAGNHLTPLGQDWSWQPGQDFSPLDAVGQWLRQTLFTELQQLEQEILHWLEPVQQYR from the coding sequence ATGGAGTGGCAAGAACATAAGGGGGCCTGGATTTTAACTCCCAGCCGGGCCTTGGGGGTGATTCACTTTGTTGGTGGGGCCTTTGTGGCGGCGGCTCCCCAGGTAACCTATCGGCGGTTATTGGAATTTTTAGCCAAGCATAACTATGTTGTCATTGCCACCCCGTTTCTGAGTACCTTGGATCACACCACCTTGGCAGCCCAGGCCCTGCGGCAATTTAACACCGGCCTAAATTATCTCGAGCAACGTCACCGTCTGAAGCGATTTTTACCGATCTATGGCCTGGGGCACAGTATGGGCTGCAAACTCCATCTGCTCATCACCAGTCTCTATGGGGCCGAGCGGGCCGGAAATATTTTTTTAGCCTTTAATAACTACAGTGCCAGTCAATCCATCCCCTTTATGGAGTCCGTCCTGAAATCAGAAAACCTGCGGGGGTTGCGGGAGAGTTTCAGCACCACAGAATTTAGTCCCAGTCCGCGGGAAACGGAACGGATGATCCATGAAGGCTACCGGATCCGCCGCAACCTCTTAATCCGCTTCCAAAACGATGATATTGACCAAACCCCCCGCCTGATTCACATCCTGGAGCAACGCCCCGACTTTTTGATCACCAGCAAACGGTTAGCCGGAAATCACCTTACACCCCTGGGCCAAGATTGGAGTTGGCAACCCGGCCAGGACTTTTCCCCCCTCGATGCAGTTGGGCAATGGCTACGGCAAACCCTCTTTACGGAGTTGCAACAGCTAGAACAGGAAATTCTTCACTGGCTTGAACCCGTCCAACAGTATCGTTAA
- a CDS encoding MlaE family lipid ABC transporter permease subunit gives MAQGNFKLRRFWGFDWSSPKFLRYCSAFLLAGRVAYHILQGKIHRRNTLEQLAAVGPESLGVALITSMFVGMVFTIQVAREFINFGAASAVGGVLAIALTRELGPVLTAVVLAGRVGSAFAAEIGTMRVTEQIDALQMLGANPINYLVIPRVLACCVMMPILTVLGLVTGLIGGMMIAANLYDIPRPIYLDSIRNFLGTWDIWAAMIKAVIFGGLVSIIGCHWGLTTTGGAKGVGQSTTAAVVISLLAIFIINFFLSWVLFGGTGTISVNQL, from the coding sequence ATGGCACAAGGCAACTTCAAGTTAAGGCGGTTTTGGGGCTTTGACTGGTCATCGCCAAAATTTCTGCGCTATTGTTCTGCCTTTTTATTAGCTGGGCGAGTTGCCTACCACATCTTGCAAGGTAAAATTCATCGCCGCAATACCCTAGAGCAACTAGCAGCCGTCGGGCCTGAGTCCTTGGGGGTAGCCCTGATTACTTCCATGTTTGTCGGCATGGTGTTCACGATTCAGGTGGCGCGGGAATTTATCAATTTTGGGGCAGCTTCGGCGGTGGGGGGGGTCTTGGCCATTGCCTTAACTCGGGAATTGGGGCCAGTCTTAACGGCGGTGGTTTTAGCGGGGCGGGTGGGTTCGGCCTTTGCGGCGGAAATTGGCACGATGCGGGTCACGGAACAAATTGATGCCTTGCAGATGTTGGGGGCGAATCCGATTAACTATTTGGTCATTCCACGGGTCTTGGCCTGTTGTGTGATGATGCCGATATTAACGGTGCTGGGCCTGGTGACAGGGTTAATTGGGGGAATGATGATCGCCGCGAATTTATATGATATTCCCCGACCTATCTACTTGGATTCTATTCGTAACTTCCTCGGTACCTGGGATATTTGGGCGGCGATGATTAAGGCGGTTATTTTTGGCGGGTTAGTTTCAATTATTGGCTGCCATTGGGGTTTAACGACCACGGGTGGGGCCAAGGGAGTTGGACAATCCACAACGGCCGCAGTGGTGATCTCCCTTTTAGCGATCTTTATTATTAATTTCTTCCTCTCTTGGGTCTTGTTTGGAGGGACAGGGACGATCAGCGTCAATCAGCTATAG
- a CDS encoding DUF3119 family protein produces MTSQAPPSLGTITLRPSYRLPFGLATLALPLFTVNPWLPLPFEAFALFLAIQAATLRLQFTDQGLDVYRGEKQIRPFPYQDWLHWEIYWSDLQILFYFREVNSIHFLPILFDPKQLQACLEARCPRITSATAVSGHDE; encoded by the coding sequence ATGACTTCTCAAGCACCTCCTTCCCTAGGAACAATTACCCTCCGACCAAGTTACCGCCTCCCCTTTGGTTTAGCCACGTTGGCATTGCCTCTGTTTACAGTCAATCCCTGGCTGCCGTTGCCTTTTGAAGCCTTTGCCCTATTTTTGGCAATTCAAGCGGCCACCTTAAGGCTTCAGTTTACGGATCAGGGCCTGGATGTGTATCGCGGTGAAAAACAAATTCGACCCTTCCCCTATCAAGACTGGTTACATTGGGAAATTTACTGGTCTGACTTACAAATTTTGTTCTATTTTCGAGAAGTCAATAGTATCCATTTCCTACCCATCCTTTTTGATCCCAAACAACTCCAGGCCTGCCTAGAAGCGCGCTGCCCTCGGATAACCTCTGCAACGGCGGTGAGTGGTCATGATGAATGA
- a CDS encoding ExbD/TolR family protein: MKVHLPNEGDNARIEMLPLIDVVFCILTFFILAAVALTRQQAISLDLPKASTSQAQSQKLLVVSIDPTGQTYVEQDPVNRDQLYERLLTYLRTNPQGLVVLRASQLVSYNEVIQVLDLLRSVGGNRVALATQPTDQPTLNNSSSELFNIPPLNTSPTNPITPNAIPTPLPSPSLPTLPLEPNQ, translated from the coding sequence ATGAAAGTCCATCTGCCCAATGAAGGGGACAATGCTCGGATTGAGATGCTGCCCTTGATCGACGTGGTGTTTTGCATTTTGACCTTTTTTATCCTGGCCGCAGTCGCCCTCACCCGCCAACAGGCCATCAGCTTAGACCTCCCCAAAGCCAGTACCAGTCAGGCCCAGTCCCAAAAATTGCTCGTGGTTAGTATTGATCCGACGGGGCAAACCTATGTGGAGCAGGATCCAGTTAATCGGGATCAGTTGTATGAGCGGCTGTTGACCTATTTACGGACAAATCCGCAGGGCCTGGTTGTTTTAAGAGCCTCACAGTTAGTTAGCTATAACGAAGTCATTCAAGTTTTGGACTTACTCCGGTCTGTGGGGGGGAATCGGGTCGCCTTGGCCACTCAACCCACTGACCAACCCACGCTCAATAACTCCAGTTCAGAACTTTTTAACATTCCTCCCCTAAATACGTCCCCCACAAATCCAATTACTCCCAATGCCATCCCCACACCCTTGCCTAGCCCAAGTTTGCCCACTTTACCCTTAGAACCGAACCAGTAG
- a CDS encoding ABC transporter substrate-binding protein: MFTLKHRITQAGRWLRWLGLGLLCLMLWGCGAAPKSDVIQLTFWQGVNPPPNREVLQKLVDRFNQAHPHIQVESIYVGQPDQQLPKILAAVVGNAPPDLLWYNPTITGQLVELGAIRNLDDWWQTSPLRPELEPALQATMTFENQIWSVPFATNNLAVFYRPSLFKAAGITTLPQTWSEFRQVARQLTQDTNGDGRVDQHGIMLALGQGDFAVFTWLPFLWSAGGGLGTAVNNATLNSPGAAVALQFWADLIQDGSAILSLPERGYELDNFLTAKVAMQITGPWTLGQLQQAKTDFAVMPIPRDVQAATALGGENLFIFKTTPAREKAAWVFAEYVMSQDFQTEFALGTGYLPVNRFVQNRPQYQSFLAEQPALNVFLEQMPQAQARPLFPGYARFSESLGRALESVLLGQESPTVALNQAQARWQLLQPRAPTNAP, translated from the coding sequence TTGTTCACACTTAAACATCGGATCACTCAAGCTGGGCGTTGGTTGCGCTGGCTTGGCCTGGGGCTGTTGTGCCTGATGCTCTGGGGCTGTGGGGCTGCACCAAAGTCGGATGTGATTCAGCTCACATTTTGGCAAGGCGTTAATCCTCCCCCCAACCGAGAAGTCCTCCAAAAGCTGGTGGATCGATTTAACCAGGCCCACCCTCATATCCAGGTTGAGAGCATTTATGTCGGTCAACCCGATCAACAATTGCCAAAAATCCTGGCGGCGGTCGTGGGTAATGCCCCTCCAGATCTGCTTTGGTACAATCCAACCATTACCGGGCAACTGGTGGAGCTAGGGGCAATTCGGAATTTGGATGATTGGTGGCAAACCTCTCCCCTGCGCCCAGAACTCGAACCTGCCCTCCAGGCCACAATGACCTTTGAAAACCAGATTTGGTCAGTCCCCTTTGCCACCAATAATTTGGCTGTCTTTTACCGTCCGAGCTTATTCAAGGCCGCCGGGATCACAACCCTCCCCCAAACTTGGTCAGAATTTCGCCAAGTCGCCCGCCAACTGACCCAAGACACCAATGGAGATGGGCGAGTGGATCAACATGGGATCATGCTGGCCTTAGGACAGGGGGATTTTGCCGTTTTTACTTGGCTACCTTTTTTATGGAGTGCAGGCGGGGGCCTGGGGACAGCCGTTAATAATGCCACATTGAATAGCCCTGGAGCGGCGGTTGCTTTGCAATTTTGGGCCGATTTAATCCAAGATGGTTCAGCAATTTTGTCCCTCCCCGAGCGGGGTTATGAGCTAGATAACTTTTTAACGGCAAAAGTGGCGATGCAAATTACTGGCCCCTGGACGCTTGGCCAACTCCAACAGGCCAAAACTGACTTTGCCGTGATGCCCATCCCCAGAGATGTCCAGGCCGCCACTGCCTTGGGGGGAGAAAACCTCTTTATCTTCAAAACCACACCAGCCCGAGAAAAAGCCGCCTGGGTCTTTGCGGAATATGTCATGAGTCAGGATTTTCAAACCGAGTTTGCTTTGGGAACGGGGTATTTACCTGTGAATCGCTTTGTCCAAAATCGCCCCCAATATCAGTCCTTCCTGGCCGAGCAACCCGCGTTGAACGTCTTTCTTGAGCAGATGCCCCAGGCCCAGGCCCGCCCCTTATTTCCTGGTTATGCCCGCTTTTCCGAAAGTTTAGGCCGGGCCTTGGAATCGGTCTTACTCGGCCAAGAGAGTCCCACTGTGGCCCTCAACCAAGCCCAAGCCCGCTGGCAACTCCTGCAACCCCGTGCCCCAACAAACGCTCCCTAG
- a CDS encoding 4-hydroxy-3-methylbut-2-enyl diphosphate reductase, which yields MDTKAFKRSLHQSTQYHRKGFGHEADVNERLQGEYQSSLIQNIRNNGYVWQEGEVTIRLAEAFGFCWGVERAVALAYETRQHFPTQRIWITNEIIHNPSVNQRLRDMAVEFIPVVPEGKDFSEVGPGDVVILPAFGASVQEMQLLNERGCTIVDTTCPWVSKVWNSVEKHKKGSYTSIIHGKYNHEETIATSSFAGTYLILLNMAEAEYVCDYILNGGDRVEFLEKFQNAYSLGFDPDRDLVRLGIANQTTMLKGETEQMGKLFEHTLIRKYGPDQINHHFLSFNTICDATQERQDAMFKLVEEPLDLIVVIGGYNSSNTTHLQEIAVEWNIPSYHIDAAERIGPGNRVEHKPLKQDLEVTENWLPPGPLTIGITSGASTPDKVVADVLERIFALKAQSPVALSIPS from the coding sequence ATGGATACCAAAGCCTTTAAGCGTTCACTGCATCAATCTACTCAATACCACCGCAAAGGATTTGGCCATGAAGCCGATGTTAACGAGCGTCTCCAGGGAGAATATCAAAGCAGCCTGATTCAAAACATTCGCAATAATGGCTATGTCTGGCAAGAGGGGGAGGTGACAATTCGGTTAGCGGAGGCCTTTGGCTTTTGTTGGGGCGTGGAGCGGGCTGTGGCCTTAGCCTATGAAACTCGTCAGCATTTTCCCACTCAGCGCATTTGGATTACCAATGAGATTATCCATAACCCCTCGGTGAATCAACGCTTGCGAGATATGGCGGTCGAATTTATCCCCGTTGTCCCCGAAGGGAAAGATTTTTCCGAGGTCGGGCCTGGGGATGTGGTGATTTTGCCCGCCTTTGGGGCCAGTGTCCAAGAAATGCAACTCTTGAATGAACGGGGCTGCACGATTGTTGATACGACTTGCCCTTGGGTATCGAAAGTCTGGAACAGTGTCGAAAAACATAAAAAAGGCAGCTACACCTCCATCATTCATGGCAAGTACAATCACGAGGAAACCATTGCTACTAGTTCCTTTGCCGGGACTTATCTGATTTTGTTGAACATGGCTGAGGCGGAATATGTCTGTGATTACATCCTCAATGGCGGCGACCGAGTTGAATTTTTAGAGAAATTCCAGAATGCTTATTCGCTCGGATTTGACCCAGATCGGGATTTAGTCCGGTTGGGGATTGCCAATCAAACCACGATGCTGAAAGGGGAAACGGAGCAAATGGGTAAATTGTTTGAACATACCCTGATCCGCAAATATGGCCCTGACCAAATCAATCATCATTTCCTCAGTTTCAATACCATCTGTGATGCCACCCAAGAACGCCAAGACGCGATGTTCAAGCTGGTGGAGGAGCCTTTAGATTTGATTGTGGTCATTGGTGGCTATAACTCCTCTAATACAACCCACCTCCAAGAAATTGCCGTGGAATGGAATATTCCCTCTTATCACATTGATGCGGCTGAACGGATCGGGCCGGGGAATCGGGTTGAACATAAGCCCCTGAAACAGGATTTGGAAGTGACCGAAAACTGGCTGCCCCCAGGCCCCCTGACAATTGGGATTACTTCTGGGGCTTCAACTCCCGATAAAGTCGTGGCGGATGTTTTGGAGCGGATTTTTGCCTTAAAGGCCCAGTCTCCAGTAGCCCTATCGATCCCGTCTTAA
- a CDS encoding DUF3086 domain-containing protein, producing the protein MMNENWPDDAQPASENNSQASEEIALPEPLDLRPEYQEMPELPSLDEPTEFLIKGENSPPLLSSPDITATQTQLQQLVATSLADLEAQRAGLIREIEKLERRRERIQKELKQNFVGASQDLAIRIQGFKDYLVNSLQDLATTAEQLELIPTIPPTPATPTAAPETKGTAKLHLAEESFQEEAKRIQKLIEQYRQNPNYYGPAWQLRRTFEPIHAERVETWFFDLGGRGALRSMNSRLQNILVAAAIISILRDFYDDTLRVLILADSPERLGDWRRGLQDCLGITRTDFGPDRGVALFESADALAFRADRLEQDDYLPLILIDDSQESVNLSMLQFPLLLGFAPEPQLRQPKSGGLDFFE; encoded by the coding sequence ATGATGAATGAAAACTGGCCAGATGATGCCCAACCAGCATCGGAAAATAATTCCCAGGCCTCAGAGGAGATTGCCTTACCGGAACCCCTGGATCTGCGGCCGGAATATCAAGAAATGCCAGAGCTGCCTTCCTTAGATGAGCCAACGGAATTCCTGATCAAAGGTGAAAATTCCCCTCCCCTCCTCTCCTCCCCAGATATAACTGCCACCCAGACCCAGCTTCAGCAACTCGTGGCCACATCTCTGGCAGATTTAGAAGCTCAACGGGCCGGTCTGATCAGAGAAATTGAAAAACTCGAACGCCGCCGCGAACGGATTCAAAAAGAATTGAAGCAAAACTTTGTCGGGGCCTCCCAAGACCTGGCGATCCGGATTCAGGGGTTTAAGGATTATTTGGTCAATAGTTTGCAGGATTTGGCCACCACCGCTGAGCAATTAGAATTGATCCCTACGATTCCGCCAACGCCGGCCACCCCAACTGCGGCTCCGGAAACCAAGGGGACGGCTAAACTCCATTTGGCGGAGGAAAGTTTTCAAGAAGAAGCCAAGCGGATCCAGAAGTTAATTGAGCAATATCGCCAAAACCCCAATTACTATGGCCCGGCCTGGCAACTGCGCCGCACCTTTGAACCCATCCATGCCGAGCGAGTAGAGACCTGGTTTTTTGATCTCGGGGGGCGGGGGGCGTTGCGTTCCATGAATAGTCGCCTGCAAAACATTTTGGTGGCCGCGGCAATTATTTCGATCCTGCGAGACTTTTATGACGATACGCTGCGGGTGCTGATTTTGGCCGATTCACCGGAACGACTGGGGGACTGGCGGCGCGGTTTACAGGATTGCTTGGGCATTACTCGGACTGACTTTGGCCCAGATCGGGGGGTGGCCTTATTTGAGTCCGCCGATGCCCTGGCCTTTCGCGCCGATCGCTTGGAACAGGATGACTATTTACCCCTAATTTTGATTGATGATTCCCAGGAATCGGTGAATTTATCCATGTTACAGTTTCCGCTCCTATTGGGTTTTGCCCCGGAACCGCAACTGCGCCAACCCAAATCTGGGGGCCTGGATTTTTTTGAGTAA
- a CDS encoding energy-coupling factor ABC transporter ATP-binding protein — protein MHHNPIWIKNLSYVYPDGTQALHHISISIAATERVAIVGANGSGKSTLLLHLNGIFLPQAGEVRVGEMLVTHQNLRAIRNFVGLVFQNPDDQLFMPTVGDDVAFGPKNLGLTGTALGQRVYQSLYAVGIDPDTYGPRNPQNLSGGEKKRIAIAGVLAMQPQVLGLDEPTAQLDPRSRRQLIELLHRLPLTQVIVTHDLDLALELCPRTIVLSQGKIVFDGGTAQALGDVNFLQAHALESPLSYARPYCNLRDAPALL, from the coding sequence ATGCACCACAACCCCATCTGGATAAAAAATCTCAGCTATGTCTATCCCGATGGCACCCAGGCCCTGCACCATATTTCGATCTCCATTGCCGCAACAGAACGGGTGGCGATTGTCGGGGCCAATGGATCGGGAAAATCCACCCTCCTGCTGCATCTGAATGGGATTTTTTTGCCCCAGGCCGGGGAAGTTCGGGTGGGCGAGATGCTCGTGACTCACCAAAATTTACGGGCGATTCGCAACTTTGTTGGCCTGGTGTTTCAGAATCCCGATGATCAGTTATTCATGCCCACGGTGGGGGATGATGTCGCCTTTGGTCCGAAAAATCTCGGCTTAACAGGAACAGCCTTGGGGCAACGGGTGTATCAATCTTTGTACGCAGTGGGGATTGATCCAGACACCTACGGGCCACGGAATCCCCAAAACTTATCGGGTGGTGAAAAAAAACGAATTGCCATTGCCGGCGTGTTAGCGATGCAGCCCCAAGTCCTTGGCCTGGATGAACCCACCGCCCAACTGGATCCCCGCTCCCGCCGCCAACTGATTGAACTGTTGCATCGCCTCCCCTTGACCCAAGTGATTGTTACCCATGATTTAGACCTGGCCCTAGAGCTTTGCCCCCGCACAATTGTTTTAAGCCAAGGAAAAATTGTCTTTGATGGCGGCACGGCCCAGGCCCTAGGTGATGTTAATTTTCTCCAGGCCCATGCCCTTGAATCCCCTCTGAGTTATGCCCGTCCCTACTGTAATCTCCGCGATGCTCCAGCCCTATTATGA
- a CDS encoding cysteine desulfurase family protein: MPVTKPIYLDHQATTPLDPDVLTAMWPYFIEKAGNPSSQGHLYGWEAAAAVKKARETIASAINASPESIIFTSGATEANNLVIKGIAEAYFAKGRHLVTVQTEHAAVLAPCRYLEQHGFEITYLPVQADGLVDLDQLTPALREDTILVSVMAANNEIGVLQPIEKISALCQSRGILCHTDAAQALGKIPLDVQALGVDFMSLTAHKLYGPKGIGGLYRKPQTPPLKLIPQLHGGGQEQNLRSGTLPTPQIVGFAQAVTLAHQSLDTESVRLAGLREKLWQGLEKMGDVIRNGHRTETLPGCLNVSFWGLDGAQLQTAIQGKIALSSGSACSSAKPEPSHVLVALGRTLAECRATLRFGLGRSTTEAEIEQTLEILIKAIQRIRG; encoded by the coding sequence ATGCCAGTCACCAAACCGATTTATTTAGATCACCAGGCCACAACCCCTTTAGACCCCGACGTTTTGACGGCCATGTGGCCCTACTTTATCGAAAAGGCCGGAAATCCCTCCAGTCAAGGACACCTTTATGGTTGGGAAGCCGCCGCCGCGGTTAAAAAAGCTCGGGAAACTATCGCCAGCGCCATCAATGCCTCACCCGAGTCCATTATTTTTACCAGTGGGGCCACGGAAGCCAATAACTTAGTCATCAAGGGGATTGCCGAAGCCTACTTTGCCAAGGGCCGCCATCTTGTCACCGTCCAAACCGAACACGCGGCGGTTTTAGCTCCTTGTCGCTATTTAGAGCAGCATGGGTTTGAGATCACCTATTTACCCGTCCAGGCCGATGGCTTAGTGGATCTTGATCAACTTACCCCGGCCTTGCGGGAGGATACGATTCTCGTCTCGGTGATGGCGGCCAATAATGAAATCGGTGTACTTCAGCCCATCGAAAAAATTAGTGCGCTCTGTCAGTCACGGGGGATTCTTTGCCATACGGATGCCGCCCAGGCCTTAGGGAAAATTCCCCTCGATGTCCAGGCCTTGGGGGTGGATTTTATGTCTTTAACGGCGCACAAACTCTATGGACCAAAGGGCATTGGTGGACTCTATCGCAAACCCCAAACCCCACCCCTAAAGCTCATTCCCCAACTCCACGGCGGCGGCCAAGAACAAAATTTACGCTCTGGAACCTTGCCTACACCCCAAATTGTCGGATTTGCCCAGGCCGTGACCTTAGCCCATCAATCCCTAGACACTGAATCTGTTCGATTAGCCGGATTGCGGGAAAAACTCTGGCAAGGCCTGGAAAAAATGGGTGATGTCATTCGCAATGGCCATCGGACTGAGACCTTACCCGGATGCTTAAATGTCAGTTTTTGGGGCCTGGATGGTGCCCAATTACAAACCGCGATTCAAGGGAAAATAGCCCTCTCCTCTGGGTCTGCCTGTAGTTCCGCTAAACCTGAGCCTTCCCATGTCCTAGTGGCCTTGGGCCGGACTTTAGCTGAATGTCGGGCGACTCTCCGCTTTGGCCTGGGGCGATCCACAACCGAAGCAGAGATTGAACAAACCCTAGAGATTCTGATCAAGGCCATTCAAAGGATCAGAGGGTAA
- a CDS encoding class I SAM-dependent methyltransferase, which yields MASVLQAPQRQKLDPSSDDRLFYDVPRFVTHVDAGFIAQLTNLYRQRLRPEMRILDLMSSWVSHLPPEMRFMEVVGHGLNGAELAKNPRLDQHFVQNLNQELALPLPDASFDAVLNTVSVQYLQYPEAIFAEIYRVLRPGGIIIVSFSNRMFYQKAIQAWRDGDDQDHVELVKSYVQAIPGFIPPEVIANGGLGKFLPWLSLGDPFYAVISQRAI from the coding sequence ATGGCTTCTGTGCTCCAGGCCCCCCAACGGCAAAAATTAGACCCTAGTAGTGATGATCGCCTGTTCTATGATGTTCCCCGCTTTGTCACCCATGTGGATGCTGGATTTATTGCCCAACTGACTAACCTCTATCGGCAACGACTACGCCCAGAGATGCGGATTTTGGATTTAATGAGCAGTTGGGTCTCCCATTTACCGCCGGAAATGCGCTTTATGGAAGTGGTCGGCCATGGGTTGAATGGGGCGGAACTGGCTAAAAATCCCCGCTTGGATCAGCATTTTGTCCAGAATCTCAATCAAGAATTAGCCTTACCGTTGCCCGATGCCAGCTTTGATGCGGTGTTGAATACGGTTTCGGTTCAATATCTCCAATACCCAGAAGCCATTTTCGCGGAAATTTATCGAGTTTTGCGGCCAGGTGGGATCATTATTGTTAGTTTTTCCAACCGAATGTTTTATCAAAAAGCAATCCAGGCCTGGCGAGATGGAGATGACCAGGATCATGTGGAATTAGTGAAGTCCTACGTTCAGGCCATACCAGGATTTATCCCACCAGAGGTGATCGCCAATGGGGGCCTGGGAAAATTTCTGCCTTGGCTTTCTTTAGGCGATCCCTTTTATGCCGTGATCAGCCAGCGAGCAATTTAG
- a CDS encoding class I SAM-dependent methyltransferase yields MMKVTGLGKTPVEVGAFFSDTWRTYQKILQHNHMHHRELYHLVHQELLNAPPGLEILDLGCGDASYTAQALAGISFSHYIGVDLSTVALGIAAENFAQLPGRAEFITANFVDYVQACSHQFDLILMSFSLHHLTYGDKDQFLGQLRRVLRPGGIFLMIDVLREEGESLADYYQRYIGQAHRNQWKLNPEEFVAMSEHITTSDLPDSAAAIIGLGQSHGFKEINCLFLHPDTTIGLIKFQG; encoded by the coding sequence ATGATGAAAGTAACGGGCCTGGGCAAAACACCTGTGGAAGTGGGGGCGTTCTTCAGCGATACTTGGCGCACCTATCAAAAAATTCTCCAGCATAACCACATGCACCACCGGGAACTATACCACCTGGTTCACCAAGAACTCCTGAATGCCCCCCCAGGCCTGGAGATTCTCGACTTAGGGTGTGGCGATGCCTCCTATACAGCCCAGGCCTTGGCAGGGATTTCCTTTAGTCACTATATCGGGGTGGATCTCTCAACGGTGGCCCTCGGGATTGCCGCGGAGAATTTTGCCCAGTTGCCGGGTCGGGCTGAATTTATTACGGCTAATTTTGTGGACTATGTGCAGGCCTGCTCCCATCAATTTGACTTAATTTTGATGTCTTTTTCCCTGCATCACCTCACCTATGGAGACAAGGATCAGTTTCTGGGGCAGTTAAGGCGTGTCTTGCGGCCTGGGGGCATCTTTTTGATGATTGATGTCTTGCGGGAGGAAGGGGAAAGTTTAGCTGACTATTACCAGCGATACATCGGCCAGGCCCACCGCAATCAATGGAAACTCAATCCTGAAGAATTTGTCGCCATGTCAGAGCATATTACCACCAGTGATTTACCGGATTCCGCCGCCGCGATCATTGGCTTAGGTCAGTCCCACGGCTTCAAGGAGATTAATTGCTTATTTCTCCATCCCGACACCACCATTGGCTTAATCAAGTTCCAAGGGTAA